A stretch of Carya illinoinensis cultivar Pawnee chromosome 14, C.illinoinensisPawnee_v1, whole genome shotgun sequence DNA encodes these proteins:
- the LOC122294252 gene encoding uncharacterized hydrolase YNR064C isoform X3, with protein MLSQSPASTSMAVQAKTLSLLGVPFRSTASQPGRRKSLKLSCKSNGDDSEQDYLIDAPVSVGDGFSFSGGKYSDGPSRSDEWFKEGKIVRAHRVLGSGEKAKDPIFGLKMGSGSQAPADTFRWFCVESGSADNPSVILIHGLPSQAYSYRKVLPILSKDYRAIAFDWLGFGFSDKPQPGYGFDYTLDEYASSLESLISELATGKVSIVVQGYFSPVVVKYALNHQEKLNDLILLNSPLTAKHANLPSTLSIFSNFLLGEIFSQDPLRASDKALTSCGPYKMKEDDAMVYRRPYLTSGSSGFALNAISRAMKKELKTYVEDMQRILTDKNWKVPTTVLWGQRDRWLSYDGVEDFCKDANHKLVEVPTAGHHVQEDCGEELAQIISSVISKRSQI; from the exons ATGTTGTCTCAATCTCCCGCTAGCACGAGCATGGCAGTTCAagctaaaactctctctcttctcggcGTACCGTTCAGATCAACAGCTTCACAACCTGGAAGAAGGAAGTCTCTTAAACTCAGCTGCAAATCCAACGGCGATGACAGCGAGCAA GATTATCTCATAGATGCTCCAGTTTCAGTTGGCGATGGCTTTTCCTTCAGCGGAG GAAAATATTCGGATGGCCCGAGCCGATCAGATGAATGGTTTAAGGAAGGGAAGATA GTGAGAGCTCATCGTGTTCTTGGTTCTGGTGAGAAGGCCAAAGATCCCATTTTTGGACTTAAGATGGGTTCTGGTTCTCAGGCCCCGGCCGATACATTTAG ATGGTTTTGCGTTGAAAGTGGAAGTGCTGATAATCCTTCAGTCATATTAATTCACGGTTTACCTTCACAG GCGTACTCTTATCGTAAAGTTCTTCCTATACTCTCTAAGGACTATCGTGCCATTGCTTTTGACTGGCTAG GTTTTGGATTTTCAGATAAGCCTCAACCTGGATATGGGTTTGACTATACTTTGGATG AATATGCATCATCCTTGGAGTCTCTTATAAGTGAACTTGCCACTGGCAAGGTCTCAATTGTTGTCCAG GGCTACTTCTCCCCAGTTGTGGTTAAGTATGCTCTCAATCATCAGGAGAAGCTCAACGACTTAATTCTGCTTAATTCTCCT CTAACAGCCAAACATGCCAACCTTCCATCAACCTTGTCCATATTCAGCAACTTCTTGCTTGGTGAAATATTTTCTCAG GATCCTCTAAGGGCCAGTGATAAAGCCTTGACAAGTTGTGGTCCTTACAAAATGAAAGAGGATGATGCAATGGTTTATAGAAGACCATATCTCACATCTGGTTCATCTGGTTTTGCACTAAACGCAATTAGCAGGGCCATGAAGAAAGAGCTCAAG ACCTATGTGGAGGATATGCAGAGAATACTGACAGATAAAAATTGGAAAGTTCCAACAACGGTTTTGTGGGGCCAAAGAGACCGCTGGTTGAGCTATGATGGAGTTGAAGATTTCTGCAAGGATGCAAACCATAAGCTTGTAGAAGTACCGACG GCAGGACATCATGTACAAGAAGATTGTGGGGAAGAACTTGCGCAAATCATTTCCAGCGTTATCAGCAAAAGGAGCCAAATTTGA
- the LOC122294252 gene encoding uncharacterized hydrolase YNR064C isoform X4 — protein MLSQSPASTSMAVQAKTLSLLGVPFRSTASQPGRRKSLKLSCKSNGDDSEQDYLIDAPVSVGDGFSFSGGKYSDGPSRSDEWFKEGKIVRAHRVLGSGEKAKDPIFGLKMGSGSQAPADTFRWFCVESGSADNPSVILIHGLPSQAYSYRKVLPILSKDYRAIAFDWLGFGFSDKPQPGYGFDYTLDEYASSLESLISELATGKVSIVVQGYFSPVVVKYALNHQEKLNDLILLNSPLTAKHANLPSTLSIFSNFLLGEIFSQDPLRASDKALTSCGPYKMKEDDAMVYRRPYLTSGSSGFALNAISRAMKKELKTYVEDMQRILTDKNWKVPTTVLWGQRDRWLSYDGVEDFCKDANHKLVEVPTVDLISNGFDEESGGTT, from the exons ATGTTGTCTCAATCTCCCGCTAGCACGAGCATGGCAGTTCAagctaaaactctctctcttctcggcGTACCGTTCAGATCAACAGCTTCACAACCTGGAAGAAGGAAGTCTCTTAAACTCAGCTGCAAATCCAACGGCGATGACAGCGAGCAA GATTATCTCATAGATGCTCCAGTTTCAGTTGGCGATGGCTTTTCCTTCAGCGGAG GAAAATATTCGGATGGCCCGAGCCGATCAGATGAATGGTTTAAGGAAGGGAAGATA GTGAGAGCTCATCGTGTTCTTGGTTCTGGTGAGAAGGCCAAAGATCCCATTTTTGGACTTAAGATGGGTTCTGGTTCTCAGGCCCCGGCCGATACATTTAG ATGGTTTTGCGTTGAAAGTGGAAGTGCTGATAATCCTTCAGTCATATTAATTCACGGTTTACCTTCACAG GCGTACTCTTATCGTAAAGTTCTTCCTATACTCTCTAAGGACTATCGTGCCATTGCTTTTGACTGGCTAG GTTTTGGATTTTCAGATAAGCCTCAACCTGGATATGGGTTTGACTATACTTTGGATG AATATGCATCATCCTTGGAGTCTCTTATAAGTGAACTTGCCACTGGCAAGGTCTCAATTGTTGTCCAG GGCTACTTCTCCCCAGTTGTGGTTAAGTATGCTCTCAATCATCAGGAGAAGCTCAACGACTTAATTCTGCTTAATTCTCCT CTAACAGCCAAACATGCCAACCTTCCATCAACCTTGTCCATATTCAGCAACTTCTTGCTTGGTGAAATATTTTCTCAG GATCCTCTAAGGGCCAGTGATAAAGCCTTGACAAGTTGTGGTCCTTACAAAATGAAAGAGGATGATGCAATGGTTTATAGAAGACCATATCTCACATCTGGTTCATCTGGTTTTGCACTAAACGCAATTAGCAGGGCCATGAAGAAAGAGCTCAAG ACCTATGTGGAGGATATGCAGAGAATACTGACAGATAAAAATTGGAAAGTTCCAACAACGGTTTTGTGGGGCCAAAGAGACCGCTGGTTGAGCTATGATGGAGTTGAAGATTTCTGCAAGGATGCAAACCATAAGCTTGTAGAAGTACCGACG GTTGATTTAATTTCAAATGGTTTTGATGAAGAATCTGGTGGTACAACTTGA
- the LOC122294252 gene encoding uncharacterized protein LOC122294252 isoform X2: MLSQSPASTSMAVQAKTLSLLGVPFRSTASQPGRRKSLKLSCKSNGDDSEQDYLIDAPVSVGDGFSFSGGKYSDGPSRSDEWFKEGKIVRAHRVLGSGEKAKDPIFGLKMGSGSQAPADTFRWFCVESGSADNPSVILIHGLPSQAYSYRKVLPILSKDYRAIAFDWLGFGFSDKPQPGYGFDYTLDEYASSLESLISELATGKVSIVVQGYFSPVVVKYALNHQEKLNDLILLNSPDPLRASDKALTSCGPYKMKEDDAMVYRRPYLTSGSSGFALNAISRAMKKELKTYVEDMQRILTDKNWKVPTTVLWGQRDRWLSYDGVEDFCKDANHKLVEVPTFKKCQCQSWVRSGLLETQDLLKKGYVLFVRNGKSIAIRPWDDPWRLPGFKPNPKDDPVDTY; the protein is encoded by the exons ATGTTGTCTCAATCTCCCGCTAGCACGAGCATGGCAGTTCAagctaaaactctctctcttctcggcGTACCGTTCAGATCAACAGCTTCACAACCTGGAAGAAGGAAGTCTCTTAAACTCAGCTGCAAATCCAACGGCGATGACAGCGAGCAA GATTATCTCATAGATGCTCCAGTTTCAGTTGGCGATGGCTTTTCCTTCAGCGGAG GAAAATATTCGGATGGCCCGAGCCGATCAGATGAATGGTTTAAGGAAGGGAAGATA GTGAGAGCTCATCGTGTTCTTGGTTCTGGTGAGAAGGCCAAAGATCCCATTTTTGGACTTAAGATGGGTTCTGGTTCTCAGGCCCCGGCCGATACATTTAG ATGGTTTTGCGTTGAAAGTGGAAGTGCTGATAATCCTTCAGTCATATTAATTCACGGTTTACCTTCACAG GCGTACTCTTATCGTAAAGTTCTTCCTATACTCTCTAAGGACTATCGTGCCATTGCTTTTGACTGGCTAG GTTTTGGATTTTCAGATAAGCCTCAACCTGGATATGGGTTTGACTATACTTTGGATG AATATGCATCATCCTTGGAGTCTCTTATAAGTGAACTTGCCACTGGCAAGGTCTCAATTGTTGTCCAG GGCTACTTCTCCCCAGTTGTGGTTAAGTATGCTCTCAATCATCAGGAGAAGCTCAACGACTTAATTCTGCTTAATTCTCCT GATCCTCTAAGGGCCAGTGATAAAGCCTTGACAAGTTGTGGTCCTTACAAAATGAAAGAGGATGATGCAATGGTTTATAGAAGACCATATCTCACATCTGGTTCATCTGGTTTTGCACTAAACGCAATTAGCAGGGCCATGAAGAAAGAGCTCAAG ACCTATGTGGAGGATATGCAGAGAATACTGACAGATAAAAATTGGAAAGTTCCAACAACGGTTTTGTGGGGCCAAAGAGACCGCTGGTTGAGCTATGATGGAGTTGAAGATTTCTGCAAGGATGCAAACCATAAGCTTGTAGAAGTACCGACG TTTAAGAAATGCCAGTGCCAATCATGGGTAAGAAGTGGCTTACTTGAGACTCAAGACTTACTGAAAAAGGGATATGTTTTGTTTGTGAGGAATGGTAAGAGCATTGCCATTAGGCCTTGGGATGACCCTTGGCGTTTGCCTGGTTTTAAGCCAAACCCAAAGGATGATCCAGTTGATACATATTGA
- the LOC122294252 gene encoding uncharacterized hydrolase YNR064C isoform X1 — protein MLSQSPASTSMAVQAKTLSLLGVPFRSTASQPGRRKSLKLSCKSNGDDSEQDYLIDAPVSVGDGFSFSGGKYSDGPSRSDEWFKEGKIVRAHRVLGSGEKAKDPIFGLKMGSGSQAPADTFRWFCVESGSADNPSVILIHGLPSQAYSYRKVLPILSKDYRAIAFDWLGFGFSDKPQPGYGFDYTLDEYASSLESLISELATGKVSIVVQGYFSPVVVKYALNHQEKLNDLILLNSPLTAKHANLPSTLSIFSNFLLGEIFSQDPLRASDKALTSCGPYKMKEDDAMVYRRPYLTSGSSGFALNAISRAMKKELKTYVEDMQRILTDKNWKVPTTVLWGQRDRWLSYDGVEDFCKDANHKLVEVPTFKKCQCQSWVRSGLLETQDLLKKGYVLFVRNGKSIAIRPWDDPWRLPGFKPNPKDDPVDTY, from the exons ATGTTGTCTCAATCTCCCGCTAGCACGAGCATGGCAGTTCAagctaaaactctctctcttctcggcGTACCGTTCAGATCAACAGCTTCACAACCTGGAAGAAGGAAGTCTCTTAAACTCAGCTGCAAATCCAACGGCGATGACAGCGAGCAA GATTATCTCATAGATGCTCCAGTTTCAGTTGGCGATGGCTTTTCCTTCAGCGGAG GAAAATATTCGGATGGCCCGAGCCGATCAGATGAATGGTTTAAGGAAGGGAAGATA GTGAGAGCTCATCGTGTTCTTGGTTCTGGTGAGAAGGCCAAAGATCCCATTTTTGGACTTAAGATGGGTTCTGGTTCTCAGGCCCCGGCCGATACATTTAG ATGGTTTTGCGTTGAAAGTGGAAGTGCTGATAATCCTTCAGTCATATTAATTCACGGTTTACCTTCACAG GCGTACTCTTATCGTAAAGTTCTTCCTATACTCTCTAAGGACTATCGTGCCATTGCTTTTGACTGGCTAG GTTTTGGATTTTCAGATAAGCCTCAACCTGGATATGGGTTTGACTATACTTTGGATG AATATGCATCATCCTTGGAGTCTCTTATAAGTGAACTTGCCACTGGCAAGGTCTCAATTGTTGTCCAG GGCTACTTCTCCCCAGTTGTGGTTAAGTATGCTCTCAATCATCAGGAGAAGCTCAACGACTTAATTCTGCTTAATTCTCCT CTAACAGCCAAACATGCCAACCTTCCATCAACCTTGTCCATATTCAGCAACTTCTTGCTTGGTGAAATATTTTCTCAG GATCCTCTAAGGGCCAGTGATAAAGCCTTGACAAGTTGTGGTCCTTACAAAATGAAAGAGGATGATGCAATGGTTTATAGAAGACCATATCTCACATCTGGTTCATCTGGTTTTGCACTAAACGCAATTAGCAGGGCCATGAAGAAAGAGCTCAAG ACCTATGTGGAGGATATGCAGAGAATACTGACAGATAAAAATTGGAAAGTTCCAACAACGGTTTTGTGGGGCCAAAGAGACCGCTGGTTGAGCTATGATGGAGTTGAAGATTTCTGCAAGGATGCAAACCATAAGCTTGTAGAAGTACCGACG TTTAAGAAATGCCAGTGCCAATCATGGGTAAGAAGTGGCTTACTTGAGACTCAAGACTTACTGAAAAAGGGATATGTTTTGTTTGTGAGGAATGGTAAGAGCATTGCCATTAGGCCTTGGGATGACCCTTGGCGTTTGCCTGGTTTTAAGCCAAACCCAAAGGATGATCCAGTTGATACATATTGA
- the LOC122294254 gene encoding rhodanese-like domain-containing protein 4A, chloroplastic — protein sequence MVIMESLSMVLSSCPLDLKTQKPAISKPISPRPNSTPTLILSSPQTKLTSSTFKLPFQNCPLDLQASPLFQNLTKSRLSFTLFNLLTSLPCFASEAVVSSRDQVSDKINLESVLLAIDDFFNRNPFFVAGCTFIWLVVIPLTEEYLRKYKFISAIDAFRKLRDDPSAQLLDIRKKKSLKYLKSPNLTILNKDVLQVQYYEGDEDGFVKKVLESFGDPASTVVCVLDNFDGNAMKVAELLFKNGFKEAYAIRGGVRGEKGWLAIQDSLLPPSVHIYRKKKVKNTQQLRMNGGVIQQTEDTNDATSSDNLSLGEKWKTDDHLNKSTESIPDIKSGS from the exons atggTTATCATGGAGTCTCTTTCCATGGTGCTCTCCTCTTGTCCACTCGACCTCAAAACCCAGAAACCGGCCATCTCTAAACCCATATCTCCTCGTCCAAACTCTACTCCCACCCTCATTCTCAGTTCTCCTCAGACCAAACTCACCTCCTCCACCTTTAAATTACCTTTCCAGAACTGTCCTCTCGATCTCCAAGCCTCTCCCTTGTTTCAAAATCTAACGAAGAGTCGACTCTCTTTCACTCTATTCAACCTCCTCACTTCTCTTCCTTGCTTTGCTTCTGAAGCTGTTGTCTCCTCCCGGGACCAAGTCTCGGACAAAATCAACCTGGAGTCGGTCTTACTTGCCATCGATGATTTTTTCAACAGAAACCCATTTTTTGTTGCTGGGTGTACATTCATTTGGTTGGTTGTCATACCTCTAACTGAGGAATACttgagaaaatacaaattcatcTCTGCCATTGATGCGTTTAGAAAACTCCGTGACGACCCCAGTGCGCAGCTCTTGGAtataaggaaaaagaagagtttgAAGTACTTGAAGTCTCCAAATTTGACGATTCTTAACAAGGACGTGCTGCAGGTTCAGTATTATGAGGGAGATGAAGATGGGTTTGTGAAGAAGGTCTTGGAAAGCTTTGGGGACCCCGCAAGTACTGTGGTCTGTGTTCTCGACAA TTTTGATGGTAATGCCATGAAAGTGGCCGAATTATTATTCAAGAATGGTTTCAAAGAGGCATATGCAATCAGGGGCGGAGTCAGAGGTGAAAAGGGGTGGTTG GCAATACAGGATTCTCTTTTGCCACCATCTGTGCATATCTATCGCAAGAAGAAAGTTAAAAATACTCAACAACTTCGGATGAATGGAGGAGTTATTCAGCAAACTGAAGATACGAATGATGCTACCTCTTCTGATAATCTCTCTCTTGGAGAAAAATGGAAAACTGATGATCATCTAAACAAGTCAACAGAATCCATACCAGACATCAAAAGTGGATCTTGA
- the LOC122294165 gene encoding FRIGIDA-like protein 3, giving the protein MVQSDHSHTLLFWLLLLLSLSLSLSLSLSVCDAHELLWLLNLHDLRFSAMEDTFSVVTLIDSTTSKIQQLQKAFAELESHRAITLNLKWKELEEHFHGLEKSLKRRFHELEDQEKEYENKTIEAQKLLEKRAAAVVAKEQASLERLQEKRDAAIFAIANAREKPAIVPDGTQCGAPSTEEKPKDDMAAESNSEDIKVSSESEDVEVKSYPQLVILCEAMDSKGLHTFISDNRKNLAAIREEIPLALKAAANPARLVLDSLEGFYQMEVPNLDGKKDSNLLGLRRTCIMLMECLSTLLTSQDLVSVPDVISEDVKKQAKAIAEEWKPKLDALDLDASNGNSLEAHAFLQLLATFGIASDFNEEQLSRLIPMVSRRRQTADLCRSLGLSEKMPGVVEVLVHSGRQIDAVNLAFAFELTEQFSPVPLLKSYLKEARKTSTPVKTGNSSSTAQNEVNDRELTSLKAVIKCIEEHKLEQQFPVDPLQKRVLLLEKAKADKKRATEAAKPQPKRPRANGVGYGPRITNTATDKTFYPRVTDRYPQYVYDRPYAYPVPADSHCPPLMASASYNLSPSHGNYFGNGYQYQAPYLH; this is encoded by the exons ATGGTCCAATCAGATCATTCTCATACCCTTTTATTTTGGCTGCTGctgctcctctctctctctctctctctctctctctctctttctgtctGTGACGCACACGAGCTCCTCTGGCTGCTCAATCTCCATGATCTGAG ATTCTCTGCCATGGAAGATACCTTTTCAGTTGTTACGTTAATTGACTCTACGACCTCAAAGATACAACAGCTccagaaagcatttgctgagcttGAAAGTCACCGGGCCATAACCCTCAACTTGAAATGGAAAGAACTTGAAGAACATTTCCATGGGCTTGAGAAATCCTTGAAGAGGCGTTTTCATGAGTTGGAAGACCAAGAAAAGGAATACGAGAACAAAACAATTGAGGCCCAAAAATTGTTGGAGAAGCGGGCAGCTGCAGTTGTGGCCAAGGAACAAGCTTCACTGGAGAGGCTTCAAGAGAAGAGAGATGCTGCTATATTTGCCATTGCTAATGCTCGAGAGAAGCCTGCTATTGTACCTGATGGGACCCAATGTGGGGCACCAAGCACAGAAGAGAAACCAAAAGATGACATGGCTGCTGAAAGTAACTCAGAAGACATCAAAGTTTCTTCTGAAAGTGAAGATGTAGAGGTGAAGTCTTATCCCCAGCTAGTAATACTTTGTGAAGCGATGGACTCAAAAGGGCTACACACCTTTATATCGGACAACCGTAAGAACCTAGCTGCCATAAGGGAGGAGATTCCACTAGCACTGAAGGCTGCAGCTAATCCTGCCCGTTTGGTATTGGACTCTTTGGAAGGGTTTTATCAGATGGAAGTGCCAAATTTGGATGGAAAGAAGGATTCTAACTTATTGGGTCTTCGTCGGACATGTATCATGTTGATGGAGTGTCTAAGTACTTTGCTAACAAGCCAAGATCTAGTCTCTGTTCCTGATGTCATTTCAGAAGATGTGAAGAAGCAGGCAAAGGCAATTGCTGAAGAATGGAAACCAAAATTGGATGCTCTTGATTTGGATGCAAGCAATGGGAACTCATTGGAGGCTCATGCGTTTCTGCAACTTCTGGCAACTTTTGGTATTGCCTCTGATTTTAATGAGGAACAATTGTCTAGGTTAATACCAATGGTTTCACGGCGTCGCCAAACAGCTGACCTGTGTCGCTCCCTTGGGTTATCAGAGAAAATGCCAG GTGTTGTTGAAGTCTTGGTACATAGTGGAAGGCAAATTGATGCTGTTAACTTGGCCTTTGCATTTGAACTTACTGAGCAGTTCTCCCCTGTGCCTTTGCTGAAATCGTACCTGAAGGAGGCAAGAAAAACTTCTACACCTGTTAAAACTGGAAACTCATCTTCCACTGCTCAG AACGAGGTTAACGATCGAGAGCTAACTTCACTTAAGGCTGTGATCAAGTGCATTGAAGAGCATAAACTTGAGCAGCAGTTTCCTGTGGATCCACTCCAAAAGCGTGTCCTCCTGCTAGAAAAGGCCAAGGCAGATAAGAAAAGGGCAACTGAAGCTGCAAAGCCTCAACCAAAAAGACCTCGTGCTAATGGTGTCGGATACGGACCTCGCATCACTAACACTGCCACTGACAAGACTTTCTATCCGAGAGTCACCGATAGGTATCCTCAGTATGTGTATGATAGGCCATATGCTTACCCAGTACCTGCTGACAGCCACTGCCCCCCTCTTATGGCTTCTGCTAGTTACAATCTGTCTCCTAGTCATGGCAACTACTTTGGAAATGGCTACCAGTACCAAGCCCCTTATCTTCACTAG